From the Thermococcus sp. 18S1 genome, one window contains:
- a CDS encoding thiamine pyrophosphate-dependent enzyme, whose protein sequence is MNLPTGREAFEPRRSGSEDVAWCPGCGNFGIRNILISALAELGLRPSEVAIISGIGQAAKMPHYINANGYHTLHGRAIPIATGVKAANPELTVIAEGGDGDMYAEGGNHLLHAIRRNPDITVLIHDNQIYGLTKGQASPTTMVGTKTPTQPWGVFEEPFNPVALAVAMNASFVARTFMGYYRESVEIIKKAIRHKGLAIVDVLHPCVSFNKVNTYAWYREHTYWMDDGPFDREEAFRRAIETDPLPLGIFYVNEKPTFEESVPAYITDKRPLWKREPKLDLVEKFFESKRL, encoded by the coding sequence ATGAATCTGCCCACCGGCAGGGAGGCCTTTGAGCCCAGAAGGTCGGGAAGCGAGGACGTCGCCTGGTGCCCGGGCTGCGGCAACTTCGGCATAAGGAACATACTCATCTCGGCTCTGGCCGAACTCGGACTGAGGCCAAGCGAGGTGGCGATAATCAGCGGTATAGGCCAGGCCGCGAAGATGCCCCACTACATCAACGCCAACGGCTACCATACGCTCCACGGCAGGGCGATACCCATAGCGACGGGCGTTAAGGCGGCAAACCCGGAACTGACGGTTATAGCCGAGGGCGGAGACGGCGACATGTACGCCGAGGGTGGCAACCACCTTCTCCACGCGATAAGGAGGAACCCGGACATAACGGTTCTCATCCACGACAACCAGATATACGGCCTCACGAAGGGACAGGCGTCACCGACGACGATGGTTGGAACCAAAACCCCAACCCAGCCGTGGGGAGTCTTTGAGGAGCCCTTCAACCCCGTTGCGCTGGCGGTAGCCATGAACGCCTCTTTTGTGGCCAGAACCTTCATGGGCTACTACCGGGAGAGCGTCGAGATAATCAAGAAGGCGATCCGGCACAAGGGCCTGGCCATAGTCGACGTCCTCCACCCGTGCGTCAGCTTCAACAAGGTGAACACCTACGCCTGGTACAGGGAGCACACCTACTGGATGGATGATGGCCCCTTCGACAGGGAAGAAGCCTTCAGGCGCGCGATAGAGACCGACCCGCTCCCGCTGGGAATCTTCTACGTCAACGAGAAGCCGACATTTGAGGAGAGCGTTCCGGCATACATAACTGATAAGAGGCCCCTGTGGAAGCGCGAGCCGAAGCTTGACCTCGTTGAGAAGTTCTTCGAGAGTAAGAGGCTCTGA